The following coding sequences lie in one Verrucomicrobiota bacterium genomic window:
- a CDS encoding HDOD domain-containing protein, translated as MIRIVLLSSTVGIWVGMSSSGQFRPFSAHHYSLIPFGRNGGFLNPKKSGTSPRARQSFSDHKLLPVSVDERENIFLMEILSMPTGLVPLDRSVIESRVRSCARLPSLGSVNSALRELLNADQRYTSQISEVIRRDPSLTSRLLRLVNSVYFGRSSQVNSIEEAVFYLGVRQIRQLAMVTPVIEDFQKLAGHAVFEWREFWQHCIGVAIMTREVLSTIQSPADDADYVAGLVHDVGKIVMASAFPAHFHSIHGQAAAAARDLCEIETEVLGMNHCELGALYLRNHILPEVMVESAAFHHQPERSTHYTSIVAAVQIADLLVRNARIGKSGNRIEVSSEDWMHAPGWDLLFPNPQEAEQAIARAGLQRSLERLPTILEGLV; from the coding sequence ATGATCCGAATCGTCCTGCTGTCGTCCACGGTTGGTATTTGGGTTGGCATGAGCAGTTCCGGGCAGTTTCGACCCTTTTCCGCTCATCATTATTCTCTCATTCCTTTCGGCAGAAATGGAGGGTTCCTTAACCCGAAAAAGAGCGGGACTTCACCCAGGGCCCGCCAATCCTTCTCGGACCATAAACTTTTGCCGGTTTCTGTCGATGAACGGGAGAATATCTTTCTTATGGAAATTCTGTCCATGCCCACCGGCCTCGTGCCGCTGGATCGCTCCGTGATCGAGTCGCGTGTCCGAAGTTGTGCCCGGCTTCCGTCCTTGGGCAGTGTCAACAGCGCGCTGCGCGAACTGCTCAACGCCGACCAGCGCTACACCTCCCAAATCTCCGAAGTCATCCGGCGGGATCCCAGTCTGACATCCCGCCTGCTGCGCCTGGTGAACTCGGTCTATTTCGGGAGGTCATCGCAGGTGAACAGCATTGAGGAGGCGGTGTTCTATCTAGGCGTGCGCCAGATCCGCCAACTCGCCATGGTCACGCCCGTAATCGAGGATTTCCAAAAACTCGCGGGCCATGCCGTGTTCGAATGGCGTGAGTTTTGGCAGCACTGCATCGGGGTCGCCATCATGACCCGAGAGGTGCTGAGCACCATTCAGTCGCCGGCCGACGACGCGGACTATGTCGCGGGACTGGTTCACGACGTCGGCAAGATCGTCATGGCCTCCGCTTTTCCGGCGCATTTTCATTCCATCCACGGCCAGGCTGCGGCCGCGGCTCGCGATCTGTGCGAGATCGAGACGGAAGTGCTCGGGATGAACCACTGCGAATTGGGAGCCTTGTATCTCCGAAATCACATCCTGCCCGAAGTCATGGTCGAATCGGCCGCCTTCCATCATCAACCGGAGCGGTCCACCCACTATACTTCCATCGTGGCCGCAGTGCAGATCGCGGATCTGCTGGTCCGGAACGCGCGCATCGGCAAGAGCGGCAATCGAATCGAAGTCTCCAGCGAGGACTGGATGCACGCGCCAGGATGGGATTTGCTCTTTCCGAATCCGCAGGAGGCGGAACAAGCGATCGCGCGCGCCGGACTCCAGCGGAGCTTGGAAAGGCTGCCCACAATCCTCGAAGGGCTCGTTTAG